DNA from Eulemur rufifrons isolate Redbay chromosome 4, OSU_ERuf_1, whole genome shotgun sequence:
tatgtcttacaattttcttttttcctgtttttattagCAAATGTACATATTAATAAGTAGTACAACAGTGCTAGCCAACTGACTAGTGTTCACAGACTTTGTGCTCAGTAAACCTAGCTTGCATTTTAATAATGAAGTGCAAGAAGGGATCTCATGTTCAGGTACTTGATATGGTTTCAAACATGGcatttggagtcagaaagactacttggattcaaatcccatTCCTGCTGCTTAATTCTTTTTAAGCttcttatttctcatctttaaaataagaataatgggTCTTGCTTCATAAAGTTGATatgattaaatgggataatgtgTCTCAAGCATATAACAATTTGCTTAATACCTGGTATACACTCAATAAATTATGGCTGCTGTTCATATTGTCATCATCAGTCAATAATAGTCACTTAGACTACTGTTAAAATTTACATGTTactgccgggcatggtggctcatgcctgtaatcctagcactctgggatgccaaggtgagaggatcacttgacgttaggagttcaagaccagcctgagcaagagcaagaccccgtctttaaaaaaaaaaaaaatttacatattacgCTTATTCTTGGTAAGTTTTATCCAAAGTtcactgtcctttttttttttaaatgacagatcAAGGAACAGATCTACATCAACACTGAAAACATATCAGATAGTCTAGACCACAAAAGCTGGTTCAGGTCTaaagattgttttcattttgtttcattattacCTTAGCTAGCAAGTAAGGAAAAGatatcaaatcaaagattcatgAGGAATCGCTCAATCCCCAGTGTCTTCCTTGTTCTTCAAGGAGGTGTTTCTGAAGTTTGGTAGTCTGGGCCACCCACTGGGCTTGCTGCCTTTATCCCTTTTATTGGAGTTACCATTGAGAACCAGAGAAGCAAAGTGAATTGCTCAAGATTGCACAACTAGCTAACAGCAAGCAGCATAGCACTAaagcttactttttttttgatACTCAGTTCTGGCATTTATTCttttaccacatttgctttcttCTGACCCCTTTCAAATACATCCTGTTCCTCCTTTGTGATGGCTCATGAGAAAATGTGATCTTAGGAATGTTTTTGTTGTTAGAGGTGTTCTTACTCTAGTTATAGTACCCCAAAGGTCAAACCAatagcacttttatttttctctgctagTAGGGACAGGAACAATTTTATATCTCTTCAGCTGTTTAGACAAGGAGAACCCTCATCCTTTTCTCTCATCCAGAATGTATATCTCGGTTAATACTGCAAGCTAAAAAATCCTTTAAGCTTCTGATAGATTTTAGTGGACCACGCTTCCAATATCAGCTGCAGCTCCCAAACTGCTCTATAATGTATTCTCTGGCATAATGAAGCCTTTGGCCATCACTCCTACTTTGAAAATCAAAGCCTTTTGGTCTCTAAtggaatgtttataaaaatactcCATTTTGAAATTTGCTCAGGAAAAGGAAGTATGGTAAATGATATTAGAAATCCCTCCGGCTTGCCTTGGCATTGCTTCATCTAATGTTTTGTGGAAATATCTGGAATTAGTGTGAATACAAGAGTATTAAAACCCAAAGATAAATAAGCTCTTATCCTCATTGGCTTCTTAGGAAGGATAGCATCAGATATATATCCCTAAGTGTTATTTCTGTATGATAAAGTAAATTGCCTTTTGCCAAATTTAATATAGTTATCTTTGATAAGCTAAAAATCTCTTAACACCTATGTCAAAAGTTTCATCTATTTGCGGTCTTTTAGTAAAGTGAAAGTGGAAGTTTTTTTGGAGGGAGCAGTATAAAATATCAAGCCCGTAGTTAAAAAGCTATACTACATATATGTCAGTCTCTGTTGCCTTCCTTGGTGTCAGTGAAAAAGGAGACAGTCAAATGTGTGAAACATATTTAAGTTTAATAATGTAGTGAAGGtcataatattttacatgtaaaaggGGACCAAGAACCTTTACCCTATTCTATGATATCGACTCTGTCTTAATGTAAGACAGCAGTAATGGATCTTAAAGTAAGAGAaggacatttattgaagaagtaTTTAGCAAGGAACTGTTATATACTAGGAATTGTTCTGGGGACCTAGCAGTGAATATAAGACAGTCAGACTCCCTGCTCTCCATGAGCTTCTATTCTGATggggaagagaaacagaaaacaaataaattatatggattgattaattaattgatcAGTTCCATGGCTTTTAGAGTACATTTCTGTCAGTTTTCCCACCAGGACAGGTCCTTTATTAGAATGGTAAAAAAGTCTGACCATTCAAAGTATTATAGACTTGTAAAGTATTGAAATATAACTTTGGGGAATTGGGGGCAGTGACCTTTTAGAAAACAGCCTCAGTCTATCGGTGACTTCTATTTACTTGTTCCTCTCATGTGTGCTCTGTTACTAGCCTTTATTCTTAGTTCTCATGCAGCTTTCTCTCtgaattaacataaaaaatatggTTAGAGCTATCACTGACTTCAACTCGGAACTATTtgttacttcttttaaaaataattaattgcttctcagccttttggctaagatcaaatgtagtatctgttcttatcagtttaatatctgataCATCCTCTGTCCAAGGACAATATATTAAATGGATTTCTGGAGCAGGGAGATGAAGTAGGAGCTTGTTCTGTCCATTTCATGTGTCGACTTGGTATTGAAGTACCTTCAGGAATGGTGTAccctgtaaaaaataaaaataaaaaataggggcAAATACAGTGTCTTAAAATCATACTGTATTTGAAATTCCAAGCTAAAATCTGGAACAGGAAGCTGCTAATGTTTTGGAAGCATTCCTTATTTGTCcctaattttttcttatgtagGCCTCTGAGTTCCCAAGGACATCCTTTGGTAGCAGCTGACTATCTAGTGGCATTATTTGATTTTAAGTCATTTGATTTTTCATCTGTGAGgatatctttattataaaaattgtgctgtaaaaaaagaaaaaatttacctTGGTAAGCAAATGTAAGGCTGTCACTTTTGCTATTTGCATTAAACATGCTACAcagttttcccatttaaaaacatGGGGGTTATTTGATTATGCCAGAATAGTTACAATCAAGAACTCACAAACGTTTTTTGCTTAATGCACTTAAAAAGGTCTTtgtccacttttttaaaaagttctcttaTAGAACTACAGTTCTGTCAAGTACTACATTACAagccaaaacatttttaacaaagaggaaaaatttgTATCATTCATTTAAACAAATGCAGTAGtaaacttcatctttaaactGGGGAGGCTTTTTATTgtagttgcttttgtttttataatacctatggtttttgctttgtttttttagaaGTTGAGGGGAGTGTACTCTCTCAGGGGGTTCAGTGAATTGAAGTGAGTAGATCAATATTCAACAATCATGTCTTTTAAAGCCCTTTCTAATCTTGAAATTTTATGATTCTATATTTACCTTTGCCTCTGCTTTTTTCCTTCAGTGATAATAGAGCAGGGATCATGTTGAGGCTGAACTGGAAAGTGAATTGGACTAGGGGTTTAAGAGGTGATGGGCATTAAGTGGGAGTCTAAAACATGTTTTGGTTGATTCTAAGAGGTGCAATTACTTTTGGCACCTTCTGCTccctagtaattttttaaaaatacttaataaatgttattaattttaattatttttataatgggaggggaggaagaaaaagacaaacccaAAGATAAAAGCAGTTTTTAGAAGTAACCTTCTCAAGTACCTTACTACAAACAGTCCCTGAATTCTTTGAGATAGGTTAATATATAAGTCATCAAAGAGATGATTAAGAAAAGGCTTTTGAAAAGAACTTTGGGGGAAAGAAGGTATTTTTCATGGGGTTAGAATGTAAGGCTTATGTTTATTGGCTCATAAGAAGAAGTTTCCTGAAAGATAGAATTTTCCTTAGTGATAAGATAGAATTTAAGGTAGGTATTTTAAGTCTCTTGGAGCTGGGACAGtcttttttaccttttgtttCCAGCCCCAAATATACCACCTAACCTATATATTAGGTACTCAGAAATTTTCTGAGCTGAACCCAGTACCCATTCTtgacaaaataatgaaaacaagataATCGCAGATAAAAGGAGtgaattttttatgtattctttctaAGTCACTCTCCAAAATGTTCcctttcagaaaatataaaaatgtttttatgtgtcGTATATTGGAACCACAAGCACTGACTTTGTATTTCAAAGTTGGAAGACACGAGATTGATGTCCCATACAGCTGTAAAATGCCAAAAATAAGTAGAGCTGAAATGAATTAAAGCCCAGTGCTCAGAAAGGCCAACGAAAAGCTTCAGATCAAGGGTGGCTGTAATCGAAAGGGTCCAAATAAGTATTTAAAACCATCCTTCCTGGGACTGCTAAGATTTCTGAATTTCAAATTGGCATTTTATGTTTGACAAGGTGACATTGTATAAGAAATGTATTGTAAAACACTGCTGTACGATAGGAAAATGATTGAATGTAAATATTTCAAGATGTAGACCACTGTTCAAATGTTATCATAAATCTTTGCCATTGTTTTAGAGGATAACTCTCATGCATATATGAGCTGAATTGTTGAGCTAGCTCTTCGAAGAAAAATCATCTGCGTGTTTCTTCCTCTCTGCTACTGCTAGTCTGATTCCACCACAAAAATATCCTATTagatttttgctattattatcataTGCTTATTATTACATAAGGGAGGAAACCCTTTTTTGAAGATATTACATCTGGGATTTGCCCTATTCACTGAATGGTCTGAAATGTCATTGTTACGTGTAATTAGAATGGGCTGGGACAATTAGTACTCCtaaactttgaaaagaaaaaaacttgagcTGTAAGATTAACTATCCTTTCATTCTTTGTAGGTTTGGAAGGTTTACAGTTGCAGCTCTTCAGTCCAAAGTAGAACAGTATGAACGTGAAACCAGTCGCCTCAAGAAAGCCCTGGAACGAAGTGATAAGTATATAGAGGAACTAGAATCTCAAGTTGCACAGCTGAAAAATTCAAGTGAAGAGAAGGAAGCTATGCATTCCATTTGCCAGCGATCACTTTCTGCAGATGGCAAGGGGAGCAAAGGCAGCGAGGAGGATGTGGAATCAAAGAATCAAGATGATAGTGTCAGTAAGCAGCCTTGCTCATCCACTTCAGGTTCTTCTCACCTGGCAAAGCCCTCCATCAGCAGAGTCTCTGACACTGGTTCTGCCAGGCAGGAAAGCACCAGCAGTACAGAGCTAAATTGTTCTAAGAAGAAAGACCTATTTCAGAAACGGGTAGAAATCATGTTAGATGTGACAGATACAAGTATGGATACTTACTTGGAAAGGGAGTGGGGTAATAAACCAAGTGATTGTGTTCCCTACAAAGATGAAGAACTTTATGATCTTCCAGCTCTTTGTACTCCTTTGTCCCTTAGTTGCCTTCAGCTCAATACTCCAGAAAATAGAGAGAGCTCTGTGGTCAAAGCTGGAGGTTCCAAAAAGCACTCAAACCATCTCAGAAAATTGGTGTTTGATGAGTTTTGTGATTCTTCAAATGTTTCTAATAAAGATTCTTCAGAAGATGATATAAgtagaaatgaaagtgaaaagaaatcagaatgtTTTACTTCCCCAAAGACAGGATTTTGGGACTGTTGTTCTACAAGCTATGCCCAAAGCTTGGATTTTGAAAGTTCAGAGGGGAACACGATAGCAAATTCTGTTGGAGAAATATCTTCAAAATTGGGTGAGAAACCAGGCTCATGTTTATCCAAGAGGTTGAATTCTCTTCGCTCTTTTGAAATGAATCGGACAAGAACATCTAGTGAAGCATCAATGGATGCTGCTTACCTTGACAAAATCTCTGAATTGGATTCAATGATGTCAGAGTCAGACAACAGCAAAAGCCCTTGCAATAACGGTTTTAAGTCAGTGGATTTGGATGGGTTGTCAAAGTCATCTCAGGGCAGTGAATTTCTTGAGGAATCTGGTAAGTTGGAAGAAAGAACTAAGCTAAACCTTTCCAAAGTTTCTCTAACTGCTAGTGATCAGTTAGAAAACGGAAATGAATGGAAacccacttctttttttctcctctctccatctgaccaagaaatgaatgaagattTTTCACTCCATCCCAGTTCTAATCCAGGAACTACTGAAACCAAACCCCCAAGCTGTTTGTTTCAAACAGAGTTTTCCCAGAGTATTTTATTAAGCAGTTCACATCGACTATTTGAAGATCAAAGGTTTGGGTCATCTTTGTTTAAGATGTCCTCAGAGATGCACAGTCTTCAGAACCACCTTCAGTCTCCTTGGTCTACTTCCTTTGTGCctgaaaagagaagtaaaaatgtGAATCAGTCAacgaaaagaaaaatccagagcAGCCTTTCCAATGCCAGCCCATCAAAAGCAACTAAAAGTTGACTCATTAGAAAGGTGTCGTTTGTGTTTTTGACCTGGgagaaatataaaagtttttttcctcataaaagtTCCATACAATTTTGAATTGATAATCTTTGGTCAAGAGTCAAGTCATAATGGTAGATTAACGTACACCCAGAATACTTTGGTTCATTTTGAAAAGACTTTAAGagactttaagagaaaaaaaatagaagacttgatTTTGAGGGGGGGGTTGGAGGAGGGATCTTTTAAACGAGAGAAGTTAGGGAGAGGGgtggttttttttattgttgttagttttttgtttgtttctttattttttgtaattatttttatatatatttgggtttgggtgtattttgtttttttggaatCTTATTTAACTGTTAAATACAGTGGCCTGTTACTAAGACTCAGTTGTCTTCAGAATTtggatttcttaaataaaacttcTAATGTTGTTTACATACTGCTCACAAAACACTTGAGTTTCTTTAAAGCTTTTCCTAGGGTGGAAATTATTTTGCCTGcccctttttatttatgtttagtgATGGCTTAACTTTTATTCAAGGCCATGATGGAGAAATAGCACTCTAACTTTAGTTCAGTATTGGTTTACCTTTTTTTTAGGTTCTATGtatatgtttgcattttttctaACATTGTGCTTTGTCCAGTTTTTGTGAAAACATTCTGCTAGTGTGAAAGAATACATTTACTATACGAAAATATTCGTTTTACGTCGGGTAACATATTTgctcatctttgtttttaaaatcagaaattgaGCATACTTTAGAAAGAAGGCATGAACAGTTGTATCTAAAGGAGCCTAAACATCCTAGCTTCATTATTCCAGATGTAGAGGTACAGAAGTACTCATTGCCAAGTTCTTAATCCACTTATATCCCAGGGgaggtgaggtttttttttttttttttttttttttttttttttttttttttttttttggagtgatAAAGTTCTTGATTGCATGTTACTGTTCTTTGTGGAAACTGTATGCATGGTAGCATTTTTGCTTGCTGTGTTTTTCATACTTAAAGAAATTTCAGTTGGCTAATAGAATATCTTTTATGTAGAACAAAAAATTggtttttttcatgaaaaatattgaGGGGGTGAGAGTAGGTAAGAGGTAAGCACAATTTTTAATTTAGGTTCTGGAAAAGTATATTATTCTAAACATGTTTGTTATGCCTATATAAGCCTTTAAAAATGGGTCTGTATGCTAATGACTTGTTTAATGTACACTGAACATTTTACAttaataccatactgttttacattAATACTGCATGCTTTTCTATGTGAATTTGAATAAAAGATGTCATAAACACTGTATTCCTTGATGTTGATGATGATTCCTTGTCTCAGATAAAGACCAGAAAAActtaccatttttaaattcattttataatacaGAAGTTAGCAAACTGTGGCCCATGGACCAAATCTGGCTTTCACTTGTTTTTGAAAGTCctgtgaatgaaaaaaaatagtttttacattttaaatggttttttaaaatccaaagaaGAATATTTGATGACACAGGGAAATGATATGAAATTTAGATTTCAGTGTTTCTAAATAAAGTCTTGTTGGAACACAGCTACACTCATTTGTTTCTGTATTAtctacaaaacctaaaatatttaccatctggccttttacagaaaaatttgctGACCCTTGTTAGACTCTGGAGGATtcaatgaaaccataaaagtatAATGAATTACTTTTATGATTTGGGGAATCATGCCCTCCACTTGCAGAAGTAATGGCCAGGAAAGGCt
Protein-coding regions in this window:
- the OBI1 gene encoding ORC ubiquitin ligase 1 yields the protein MAQTVQNVTLSLTLPITCHICLGKVRQPVICINNHVFCSICIDLWLKNNSQCPACRVPITPENPCKEIIGGTSESEPMLSHTVRKHLRKTRLELLHKEYEDEIDCLQKEVEELKSKNLSLESQIKTILDPLTLMQGNQNEDKHPVADNSSKIDPETVAEWKKKLRTANEIYEKVKDDVDKLKEANKKLKLENGGLVRENLRLKAEVDNRSPQKFGRFTVAALQSKVEQYERETSRLKKALERSDKYIEELESQVAQLKNSSEEKEAMHSICQRSLSADGKGSKGSEEDVESKNQDDSVSKQPCSSTSGSSHLAKPSISRVSDTGSARQESTSSTELNCSKKKDLFQKRVEIMLDVTDTSMDTYLEREWGNKPSDCVPYKDEELYDLPALCTPLSLSCLQLNTPENRESSVVKAGGSKKHSNHLRKLVFDEFCDSSNVSNKDSSEDDISRNESEKKSECFTSPKTGFWDCCSTSYAQSLDFESSEGNTIANSVGEISSKLGEKPGSCLSKRLNSLRSFEMNRTRTSSEASMDAAYLDKISELDSMMSESDNSKSPCNNGFKSVDLDGLSKSSQGSEFLEESGKLEERTKLNLSKVSLTASDQLENGNEWKPTSFFLLSPSDQEMNEDFSLHPSSNPGTTETKPPSCLFQTEFSQSILLSSSHRLFEDQRFGSSLFKMSSEMHSLQNHLQSPWSTSFVPEKRSKNVNQSTKRKIQSSLSNASPSKATKS